The following coding sequences lie in one Psychrobacter arenosus genomic window:
- a CDS encoding enoyl-CoA hydratase/isomerase family protein gives MSNVSDFTDFTTLEIKVVDLIATVTLNRPEKRNAFNDEVIAELDRAFSTLGQDAEVRAIVLAARGKAFCAGADLGWMRAMADYSREENLADAAKLAQMLKTIYECPKPTVAAIQGDVYAGGIGLIAACDVAIAVKSASFCLSEVRLGLAPATISPYVIKAMGERAAHRYFLTAEVFDAKEARRIGLIHERVSEEELDDTIERLCSKWQRTSPNAVRVCKQLIQRVAGQEIDQALIDETVAGIADIRASDEGREGVQSFLQKRSPSWLPKLKSE, from the coding sequence ATGAGCAATGTGAGCGACTTTACAGATTTTACGACATTAGAAATTAAAGTCGTCGATTTAATCGCGACGGTGACGCTAAACCGTCCTGAAAAACGCAATGCTTTTAACGACGAAGTTATTGCCGAATTGGACCGCGCTTTTAGCACGTTAGGGCAAGACGCTGAGGTTCGCGCGATTGTCTTAGCCGCTCGCGGTAAAGCTTTTTGTGCCGGTGCCGATTTAGGCTGGATGCGGGCTATGGCAGATTATAGCCGTGAAGAAAACCTAGCCGATGCGGCGAAATTAGCACAGATGCTCAAGACGATTTATGAATGTCCGAAACCAACCGTAGCTGCGATTCAAGGCGATGTCTATGCGGGTGGTATCGGTCTTATTGCTGCCTGTGATGTCGCTATTGCGGTGAAATCCGCGAGCTTTTGCCTGAGCGAAGTGCGCTTAGGGCTAGCCCCAGCCACTATCAGCCCCTATGTCATTAAAGCGATGGGGGAGCGCGCGGCACACCGTTATTTCTTAACCGCAGAAGTTTTTGATGCCAAAGAAGCGCGCCGTATTGGCCTCATTCATGAGCGGGTCAGCGAAGAAGAGCTGGACGATACTATCGAGAGACTATGTAGCAAATGGCAGCGCACCAGCCCCAATGCCGTCAGAGTCTGCAAACAACTGATTCAGCGCGTAGCCGGTCAAGAGATCGACCAAGCTTTAATCGATGAGACAGTTGCAGGTATTGCGGATATCAGAGCTTCCGATGAGGGTCGCGAAGGCGTGCAATCGTTCTTACAGAAGCGTTCGCCCTCGTGGTTACCCAAATTAAAGTCTGAATAA